In Bicyclus anynana chromosome 22, ilBicAnyn1.1, whole genome shotgun sequence, the following proteins share a genomic window:
- the LOC112057870 gene encoding protein tipE isoform X1, whose amino-acid sequence MADEEKLPIPPTFLEKVLFYTTATFVLLAIFSLFAFLFLVPFVIEPAFTTIFMQFDPVPALCVTAQVKHLLGVSNCSWASCREGCTKDLYECTQIRVNYKLGYAANISATEYEALIRAERSLRNYDYENYESPIDKNYPDMEEQELPEAIPTGLMGNDSEWYFTGARLFPNVKGCGYPPILNCTIFYGKYKPIGTNYSCYYSRVDPGLVITELDMWQNTLNLVYAMAIPIPSFIISVIYLTFAYFKIYNTEDESEQAPLQSDAEAMATGDDGKPTTPGSDTFREDLACFGHQLKMQLANEKPKEGFESNSPAISNSASLSGTKSSFVNA is encoded by the exons ATGGCCGACGAGGAAAAACTGCCGATACCCCCAACGTTTCTCGAGAAAGTGCTCTTCTACACCACAGCGACCTTTGTCCTTCTCGCTATCTTCAGCCTCTTCGCCTTCCTTTTCTTAGTGCCCTTCGTCATCGAACCCGCCTTTACCACGATATTCATGCAGTTCGATCCGGTACCGGCGTTATGCGTCACCGCCCAAGTGAAACACCTCCTCGGAGTCAGTAACTGCTCCTGGGCATCCTGCAGGGAAGGCTGCACCAAGGACCTGTACGAATGCACTCAAATAAGAGTCAACTACAAACTTGGATACGCCGCGAATATATCAGCAACAGAGTACGAAGCGCTCATCAGAGCCGAACGGTCTTTGAGGAACTACGATTACGAGAATTACGAGTCGCCGATAGATAAGAACTATCCAGATATGGAAGAACAGGAGCTACCTGAGGCGATCCCTACTGGTCTGATGGGTAACGACTCGGAGTGGTACTTCACCGGTGCTAGATTGTTTCCCAATGTGAAAGGTTGTGGGTACCCTCCTATACTTAACTGTACAATTTTCTACGGCAAGTACAAACCAATTGGAACCAACTATAGTTGCTATTACAGCAGAGTGGATCCAGGTTTAGTTATCACAGAGTTAGATATGTGGCAGAACACCTTGAATTTGGTTTACGCGATGGCGATTCCGATTCCGTCGTTTATAATATCGGTGATATATTTGACGTTTGCATATTTTAAGATTTACAATACCGAGGATGAGTCGGAGCAGGCTCCGTTGCAAAGCGACGCTGAGGCTATGGCGACAGGAGACGATGGGAAGCCGACGACTCCTGGGTCAGACACATTCAGAGAAGACTTGGCATGTTTTGGTCATCAACTGAAAATGCAGCTGGCTAACGAAAAGCCTAAAGAAGGCTTCGAATCAAATAGTCCTGCCATCTCAAACTCTGCCTCATTATCTGG GACCAAGTCATCTTTCGTGAACGCCTAA
- the LOC112057870 gene encoding protein tipE isoform X2: MADEEKLPIPPTFLEKVLFYTTATFVLLAIFSLFAFLFLVPFVIEPAFTTIFMQFDPVPALCVTAQVKHLLGVSNCSWASCREGCTKDLYECTQIRVNYKLGYAANISATEYEALIRAERSLRNYDYENYESPIDKNYPDMEEQELPEAIPTGLMGNDSEWYFTGARLFPNVKGCGYPPILNCTIFYGKYKPIGTNYSCYYSRVDPGLVITELDMWQNTLNLVYAMAIPIPSFIISVIYLTFAYFKIYNTEDESEQAPLQSDAEAMATGDDGKPTTPGSDTFREDLACFGHQLKMQLANEKPKEGFESNSPAISNSASLSG; this comes from the exons ATGGCCGACGAGGAAAAACTGCCGATACCCCCAACGTTTCTCGAGAAAGTGCTCTTCTACACCACAGCGACCTTTGTCCTTCTCGCTATCTTCAGCCTCTTCGCCTTCCTTTTCTTAGTGCCCTTCGTCATCGAACCCGCCTTTACCACGATATTCATGCAGTTCGATCCGGTACCGGCGTTATGCGTCACCGCCCAAGTGAAACACCTCCTCGGAGTCAGTAACTGCTCCTGGGCATCCTGCAGGGAAGGCTGCACCAAGGACCTGTACGAATGCACTCAAATAAGAGTCAACTACAAACTTGGATACGCCGCGAATATATCAGCAACAGAGTACGAAGCGCTCATCAGAGCCGAACGGTCTTTGAGGAACTACGATTACGAGAATTACGAGTCGCCGATAGATAAGAACTATCCAGATATGGAAGAACAGGAGCTACCTGAGGCGATCCCTACTGGTCTGATGGGTAACGACTCGGAGTGGTACTTCACCGGTGCTAGATTGTTTCCCAATGTGAAAGGTTGTGGGTACCCTCCTATACTTAACTGTACAATTTTCTACGGCAAGTACAAACCAATTGGAACCAACTATAGTTGCTATTACAGCAGAGTGGATCCAGGTTTAGTTATCACAGAGTTAGATATGTGGCAGAACACCTTGAATTTGGTTTACGCGATGGCGATTCCGATTCCGTCGTTTATAATATCGGTGATATATTTGACGTTTGCATATTTTAAGATTTACAATACCGAGGATGAGTCGGAGCAGGCTCCGTTGCAAAGCGACGCTGAGGCTATGGCGACAGGAGACGATGGGAAGCCGACGACTCCTGGGTCAGACACATTCAGAGAAGACTTGGCATGTTTTGGTCATCAACTGAAAATGCAGCTGGCTAACGAAAAGCCTAAAGAAGGCTTCGAATCAAATAGTCCTGCCATCTCAAACTCTGCCTCATTATCTGG ATGA